One window from the genome of Emys orbicularis isolate rEmyOrb1 chromosome 22, rEmyOrb1.hap1, whole genome shotgun sequence encodes:
- the SLC35E2B gene encoding LOW QUALITY PROTEIN: solute carrier family 35 member E2B (The sequence of the model RefSeq protein was modified relative to this genomic sequence to represent the inferred CDS: substituted 1 base at 1 genomic stop codon) — MLLYVKTKQXSPDINMSSVTNTQTLVDLDPPVLEEKSKGKSLFQLGPLFASRSEKFVIARSDSVPEENVLKITITETTVIESDLGIWNSHALIYLTLWFFFSFCTLFLNKYILSLLEGEPSMLGAVQMLSTTFIGCIKMFVPCCLYQHKTRISYPPNFIMTMLFVGLMRFATVVLGLVSLKNVAVSFAETVKSSAPIFTVIMSRMILGEYTGLLVNLSLIPVMGGLALCTATEISFNILGFSAALSTNIMDCLQNVFSKKLLSGDKYRFSAPELQFYTSAAAVIMLIPAWIFFMDVPVIGKSGRRFSYNQDVIVLLLIDGVLFHLQSVTAYALMGKISPVTFSVASTVKHALSIWLSIIVFGNKITSLSAIGTVLVTIGVLLYNKAKQHQQETIQSLAVAASQPSQSTTEDTKPLISKDLKPYD; from the exons ATGTTGCTTTATGTTAAGACCAAACAGTAGTCTCCTGACATCAACATGTCGTCTGTAACAAACACTCAGACTCTGGTGGACTTAGATCCTCCTGTCCTTGAGGAAAAGTCAAAGGGGAAATCATTATTTCAGTTGGGCCCCCTCTTTGCTAGCAGGAGTGAGAAATTTGTAATTGCCAGGAGTGACAGTGTACCAGAAGAAAATGTACTGAAAATAACCATCACCGAGACTACAGTCATTGAGTCGGACTTGGGCATCTGGAATTCTCATGCTCTGATCTACCTCACATTGTGGTTTTTCTTCAGCTTTTGTACCCTTTTTCTTAACAAATACATTCTTTCACTGCTGGAAGGAGAGCCCAGCATGCTAG GTGCTGTTCAGATGCTTTCAACCACTTTCATTGGCTGCATAAAAATGTTTGTTCCATGTTGTTTGTACCAGCACAAAACACGTATCTCTTACCCTCCCAATTTCATCATGACAATGCTGTTTGTTGGACTGATGAG GTTTGCAACCGTGGTTTTAGGTCTAGTAAGCTTGAAAAATGTGGCTGTTTCATTTGCTGAAACAGTTAAAAGCTCTGCACCTATTTTTACTGTCATTATGTCCCGGATGATTTTAGGGGAATACACTG GATTGCTGGTGAATCTGTCTCTCATTCCTGTCATGGGAGGATTAGCTCTATGTAcagccactgaaatcagtttcaACATTCTGGGTTTTTCGGCAGCTTTGTCTACTAACATCATGGACTG tttgcaaaatgttttttccaAAAAGCTGCTCAGTGGAGACAAATATAGGTTTTC TGCTCCAGAACTTCAGTTTTACACAAGTGCTGCTGCAGTTATTATGCTCATTCCAGCTTGGATATTTTTCATG GATGTGCCAGTGATTGGGAAAAGTGGAAGGCGTTTCAGTTACAACCAAGATGTCATTGTACTGCTCCTAATAGATGGAGTCTTGTTCCATTTGCAGAGTGTTACAGCATATGCCTTGATGGGAAAGATTTCTCCTGTAACTTTCAG TGTTGCTAGTACTGTGAAGCATGCGTTGTCAATCTGGCTAAGTATTATTGTGTTTGGTAACAAAATTACAAGCCTCTCAGCCATTGGGACAGTTCTAGTAACAATTGGCGTTTTGCTATATAACAAGGCAAAGCAACATCAGCAAGAAACAATACAAAGCCTGGCAGTGGCAGCCTCACAACCCTCACAGAGCACAACTGAAGATACCAAGCCACTAATATCCAAGGATTTAAAGCCATATGATTGA